From one Macaca nemestrina isolate mMacNem1 chromosome 5, mMacNem.hap1, whole genome shotgun sequence genomic stretch:
- the LOC105474413 gene encoding HLA class II histocompatibility antigen, DRB1 beta chain, with the protein MVCLKLPGGSCMAALTVTLMVLSSPLALAGDTRPRFLEQAKSECHFFNGTERVRYLDRYIYNQEEYVRFDSDVGEHRAVTELGRPDAEYWNSQKDFLEDQRAAVDNYCRHNYGVGESFTVQRRVQPKVTVYPAKTQPLQHHTLLVCSVNGFYPGSIEVRWFRNDQEEKAGVVSTGLIQNGDWTFQTLVMLETVPRSGEVYTCQVEHPSVTSPLTVQWRARSESAQSKMLSGVGGFVLGLLFLGAGLFIYFRNQKGHAGLQPTGLLS; encoded by the exons ATGGTGTGTCTGAAGCTCCCTGGAGGCTCCTGCATGGCAGCTCTGACAGTGACACTGATGGTGCTGAGCTCCCCACTGGCTTTGGCTGGGGACACCCGAC CACGTTTCTTGGAGCAGGCTAAGTCTGAGTGTCACTTCTTCAACGGGACGGAGCGGGTGCGGTACCTGGACAGATACATCTATAACCAGGAGGAGTACGTGCGCTTCGACAGCGACGTGGGGGAGCACCGGGCGGTGACGGAGCTGGGGCGGCCTGACGCCGAGTACTGGAACAGCCAGAAGGACTTCCTGGAAGACCAGCGGGCCGCGGTGGACAACTACTGCAGACACAACTACGGGGTTGGTGAGAGCTTCACAGTGCAGCGGCGAG TCCAACCTAAGGTGACTGTGTATCCTGCAAAGACCCAGCCCCTGCAGCACCACACCCTCCTGGTCTGCTCTGTGAATGGTTTCTATCCAGGCAGCATTGAAGTCAGGTGGTTCCGGAACGACCAGGAAGAGAAGGCTGGGGTGGTGTCCACAGGCCTGATCCAGAATGGAGACTGGACCTTCCAGACCCTGGTGATGCTGGAAACAGTTCCTCGGAGTGGAGAGGTTTACACCTGCCAAGTGGAGCACCCAAGCGTGACCAGCCCTCTCACAGTGCAATGGA GAGCACGGTCTGAATCTGCACAGAGCAAGATGCTGAGTGGAGTCGGGGGCTTTGTGCTGGGCCTGCTCTTCCTTGGGGCCGGGCTGTTCATCTACTTCAGGAATCAGAAAG GACATGCTGGACTTCAGCCAACAG gactcctgagctga